The Leopardus geoffroyi isolate Oge1 chromosome C3, O.geoffroyi_Oge1_pat1.0, whole genome shotgun sequence genomic interval gcttcagattctgtctctgtctctgtctctctctctctgcccctctgtgtgcatgttctcactctctctcaaataaaaataaacatttttaaaaagtgttttaaaaacgTTCCATTTATATCTAAATGAAAAGGTGGTCTAGGCATGCCCAGAAACCTAGGGCCATTATGgtgtttaaagaaaacaattgttaaacatttaaagactGCAAAcatttaggtggctcagtcgggtaagcatctaactttggctcaggtcatgatcttatggttcatgagttcgagccccatgtcaggctctgtgctgacagcttagagcctggagcctgtttcggattctgtgtctccctctctctctctgcccctcccttgctggcactctgtctctttttctctctctctcaaaaacaaacattaaaaaaagagagattaaaaaaaaaaaaagattgcaaatatttaaaagtctggACGTTGTAGACACAAATCTGTCTCCCTAAGAAATCAGAATGGGCCACACTGAcccccatgctcatggatggagCCAAGAAGCGGTGCCTCTTTTGCTAGGACGGTGCTCCTGTTCACCACGGTCCCCAGGGCTCCCCATGCCATAACATGTGCCCCTCGCTTCACTCACGGTCATTATCCTAGGCCCTAACGACTTGAGTTTGCTAACCCTAGTGCAACAAGTACATTTCCCCTGTTTTCCCTGGAGCACTTTTCTACACCTTCCTTAAAGCACTTACCTCGATAGATTGTGGTAACTTGTTTCCATTCTGCCTTCTTCCTGCTAGCCTATGAGCACCGTGAGAACAGGGCCTATCTCCTGTACCCCTAGAACTTGGCATATGATTAGCACTCAAAAACTGCTGGGGTAATAAATGAATCAAGAAACAGACAGATGTGTGCTTTATTTAATTATACTGTAGTATGAAGCtaaaatttaccaaaatgtaAATCATGTCCcagaagaaatgttatttttaaattataattctaaTAAAGAACAGTATGGATACCCTTTGTTTTATGCTGGTgaggtacattttaaaaacacattttaccaAGACATAATACATTTTCTCCAGTCTTCCCAGAAAGACAAGAGGACTATATGAGGACACAAGCAGACTGACCGTAATTTTCTAAGGATAagattggcaaagatgaaaactATAGTCTAAGATCCATTATGTGGGTATTCTTTCATTAGAAGCTTAATTCCCCCACTAACCACCTATTCATCTTTACTTTGGATCCTCGTACCCTCCATGGGGCCTGATGAAAAGCGAACTCGGAAAAACTCAGAAATTTTAACATGTTGCCTTCAACATCCAAGTGTATTCAACAATGAAACTCCAGGTTAAAAATTTCAGACACAGACTATGGTTTAGAAAATTTTTGCTAGAAAGCTAAGAGCTTGTTTTTCAGGTATAGAAGTCTTTTTGGTTTGGGTAAAATGAAGTTCAAACCCCTGAAATAGAGATCCCCAGGGATGATCTCTTATGTAGCACATCTAAACAACCCTGAAATTTCGGACAACATCACCTTTACCTTCAATGTGTTGGTCCTCTTCGTTAGTGTGAATTTTCCTGACCGTTTCCATATTAGCTCCTGTTTCTAGAATTCCCACTGGATGCTCCATGCTTCCAACTATCCCTTCAGGTTGAATCTGCTCCATGTTTCCTAGACCTTCAGGAGTTTTATGGAGCAAATCACTGTTTACAGCTGTTTCCACAAACTGACTTTCCTCCAATACTTCTGGTGTTTCATTCTCTTTGGGAATTGTTTCTAGAAGTTGGGATTGCTCATCTTTTATCACTGTTTCTTGAAGTTGCCGCTCTCCAGCTGTTTCCACAAACTGGCTTCCTTCCAATGTTTCTGGAGATTCACTCTCTTTGGGAATTGTTTCTAGAAGTTGGGATTGCTCATCTTTTATCACTGTTTCTTGAAGTTGCCGCTCTCCAGCTGTTTCCACAAACTGGCTTCCTTCCAATGTTTCTGGAGATTCACTCTCTTTGGAAATTGTTTCTAGAAGTTGGGATTGCTCATCTTTTCCCAATGTTTCTTGAAGTTTCTGCTCTCCAGCCATTTCCACAAACTGACCCCCTTCCAATCCTTCTGGAGATTCATTCTCCTTGGGAACTGTTTTTGGGAGCTGGGTCTGTTCACCCTTTCCCATTGCTTCTTGAGGTTGTGGCTCTCTAGCTGCTTCCAGAGGAGGAACTTTCTCCTCTGTTCCTAGAGGTTTCATCTCTCTGGCAGTTTGTGGATTCTCAGTACCTTCCACTGCTCCAGGAGAGTCCCTCTCTCCTGTGATCCTCGACAGCTGATACTTGGTATCTCTTCCTACAGATTCAGTCTCAGCATTTCCTTTTAAAGACTGAGCCTCTGTCACTGCTTCCGTGTCATTCTTCTCTCCTGCTCCGGGAGTATCATCTTTGACATGCGGCTGAAGTGGCTCAGATTCCCTGGGTCCTTCTAAAGGTTGAGTGTCTTCTGTAGGTCCTGGTGGGTCTGTAGTATCGTCTGCCAGGGGCTGTTCCCGGAGGGATTTAACACCATTAGCTGTAGACGCTGCTGAAATCTTGAGCTTCTCTAACGGAGGAGGACTTTCCTTTTGTACCTTGCCGTAAAGAGTAGATGATTCTTTTCCCGGAGTATGTGGTTTGGGTTGGGCAAAGCAGGACTCACTTTCTTCTATGGTTGAAAAATAGATATGCAAAGTTACTTTTTGAATAttcacttgaaaaagaaaaaatacaaatttttggTTAGTTTCTATCCTCAGAAAATATATCACAATCAAGTAGTAGATTtaaggggcgccggggtggctcagtcggttaagcatcccacttcggctcaggtcatgatctcaccattcgtgagtttgagccccacgttgggttctgtgctgacagctcagagcctggagcctgcttcggattctgtgtctccctcgctctctgaccctcccctgctcgtgctctctctctctctctttctctcaaaaataaataaacatataaaaaaaaaagaagtagatttAAGAGAGTCcggtggtggggcgcctgggtagctctatcggttaagagtccgactcttgatttctgctcaagtcatggtctcagggtgtgtgagactgagtcccgcatttggctctgcactgacagtgtggagcctgctttggattctctctctccttccctctctctctctctgcccttctcccctccaccaaaataaattaacaaacttaaaagacagagagagagattcctgtGTATAGTTGAGTAAAGAGAGGCCATACCATGACCTAAACATTCCCCAAGTCAAACTTCTTTACTGTGTTCAGCTCTAACACGTCCTCCAAAACTACAATATTTTCTTGTTTGCTCCTTAGACACCTTCCCATATTCTCAATAAGCacatttcactttgctttttctcatgttctttctccttctcacccTTAGCCTTAGTAGAAGATTTCAGTGTGTGGTGTTGGGCTGCTACAGAGGTCTTACTTTTTCCCAAAGCAGAATGGGCCTCAGTGGAAGGAAAGGGCCCCATGACGGAGAAGCTCCACTCGGTAAAGATCAAGATGTCTGGGAAGGAAAGTGGCAGGGACAGTTCAACCTGCATTTCATttcatcggggggggggggggcagaaatcaagaaagagtTGGGAACCATGCATTGTAATTCTGGCTCttccccagctgtgtgaccttggggactTAGCTTCTAATtgtcacatctgtaaaatggcagtgaatctctctctccccccatctcaaGGCTGCACGAGGCATCAACATTAAAGGAGGAACACAAAAGTGCCCTAGACAGCTAAGCAACTTGGCAACATGATTATACTCTTTGACCCAGTAATCCTCCTTCTGGAAATTTATTCTAAAAGCACAAATgtcaggaaaatatatattttttgatatatatatcatctcAGTATTCTTCacaatagcaaaaattaaaaacaacttaaaagtcTAATAAGTTGGGGAAAGGATAAATATTCTGTTGGATGGAATATTACTGCACCATGAAAAAAGATGGTTATGAAGACGATAtgttaatataagaaaatatttatggggcacctgggtggctcagtcagttgagcatccaattgttggtttcacctcaggtcgtgatctcgtggtttcgtgggttcgagccccacgtctggctcagcgctgacagcatggagcctgcttggattctctctctccctctctctctctctctgcccctccccttctcacactatctctgtttctctcaaaataaatatataaaacttaaaaaatatatttatgatataataaGTTAAAATATTGGCACGCACAGTTGGGTTAATCAAACGAAATGATGCATATAAAATGTGTATTGGCACCAGGTCTTGCGTGCActtaagtgctcagtaagttaGCTACCAATTTCACATATAGTATGAGTATAGCAATGTCAATGAttggaagggaaagggggaggaagaaaaagtaaatcaCAAATAGATGGTGAAaacactgagagaaaataaaccaacatGTTAAAATGGACCTCTAGGTGATATACTTctaccctttttttccccccaaaaattgttttt includes:
- the ERICH5 gene encoding glutamate-rich protein 5; amino-acid sequence: MGCSSSTLNKAGDGNRLRSEESESCFAQPKPHTPGKESSTLYGKVQKESPPPLEKLKISAASTANGVKSLREQPLADDTTDPPGPTEDTQPLEGPRESEPLQPHVKDDTPGAGEKNDTEAVTEAQSLKGNAETESVGRDTKYQLSRITGERDSPGAVEGTENPQTAREMKPLGTEEKVPPLEAAREPQPQEAMGKGEQTQLPKTVPKENESPEGLEGGQFVEMAGEQKLQETLGKDEQSQLLETISKESESPETLEGSQFVETAGERQLQETVIKDEQSQLLETIPKESESPETLEGSQFVETAGERQLQETVIKDEQSQLLETIPKENETPEVLEESQFVETAVNSDLLHKTPEGLGNMEQIQPEGIVGSMEHPVGILETGANMETVRKIHTNEEDQHIEGETGEKVETEMEDEKVSEGAGTKEEETGEAVDLSAAM